One Acidobacteriota bacterium genomic region harbors:
- a CDS encoding cysteine desulfurase produces MVKGHPLVYLDNAATTQKPRQVIDAIVHYYEEQNANVHRGVHQLSQIATSMYEEGRKKVARFINAGTEREVVFVKGCTEGINLVANSFAAPRLREGDEILITAIEHHSNIVPWQLLCQRTGAKLHIVPVNDLGELILGELDSLLTERTKIASFVHVSNSLGTVNPVREMIARAKAAGVPVVIDGAQAVPHLPVDVQDLDCDFYVFSGHKMFGPTGIGVAYGKAEHLAAMSPWQGGGDMIESVRFEGSTWAQPPARFEAGTPNIEGVAGLSAAIDYIGALGYEAIGAHEHDLLEYGTAELEKIEGLRIIGQAGDKASVISFVLDDIHPHDLGTIVDEEGVAIRTGHHCTQPVMERFGVPATARASLAFYNTRAEIDALVRAIERAISIFR; encoded by the coding sequence ATGGTGAAGGGGCATCCACTCGTCTATCTCGACAACGCCGCGACCACCCAGAAACCTCGACAGGTGATCGATGCGATCGTTCACTACTATGAAGAACAGAACGCAAACGTTCACCGCGGAGTTCATCAGCTGAGTCAGATCGCAACCTCGATGTACGAGGAGGGACGGAAGAAGGTCGCACGATTCATCAACGCAGGCACGGAGAGAGAGGTCGTCTTCGTCAAAGGATGCACCGAAGGGATCAATCTGGTCGCGAACAGCTTCGCGGCCCCTCGCCTGCGCGAGGGCGACGAGATTCTCATCACCGCGATCGAACATCATTCGAACATCGTTCCGTGGCAGCTCCTCTGCCAGCGAACCGGCGCCAAACTCCACATCGTCCCCGTCAATGACCTCGGAGAGCTCATCCTCGGAGAGCTCGACTCGCTCCTGACCGAACGAACGAAGATCGCGTCGTTCGTTCACGTTTCGAACTCGCTCGGGACGGTGAATCCAGTCCGAGAGATGATCGCGAGGGCGAAGGCGGCCGGAGTCCCGGTCGTGATCGACGGCGCTCAGGCGGTTCCGCATCTTCCGGTCGACGTTCAGGATCTCGACTGCGACTTCTACGTTTTCTCCGGGCACAAGATGTTCGGGCCGACGGGGATCGGGGTCGCGTATGGAAAGGCCGAGCATCTCGCCGCGATGAGTCCGTGGCAGGGTGGCGGCGACATGATCGAATCGGTTCGCTTCGAGGGCTCGACCTGGGCGCAGCCGCCGGCGAGGTTCGAGGCGGGGACCCCGAATATCGAGGGCGTCGCAGGGCTGTCGGCGGCAATCGATTACATCGGGGCGCTCGGATACGAAGCGATCGGAGCGCACGAGCACGATCTCCTCGAATACGGCACGGCGGAGCTGGAGAAGATCGAAGGGCTCCGGATCATCGGCCAGGCGGGTGACAAGGCGAGCGTCATCTCCTTCGTTCTCGACGACATCCATCCCCACGATCTCGGCACGATCGTCGACGAAGAGGGGGTCGCGATCAGGACAGGGCACCACTGCACGCAGCCGGTCATGGAGCGTTTCGGAGTCCCCGCGACGGCACGCGCTTCGCTCGCCTTCTACAATACGCGGGCGGAAATCGATGCGCTGGTGCGTGCCATCGAGCGCGCCATCTCGATCTTCCGCTGA
- a CDS encoding SUF system NifU family Fe-S cluster assembly protein — protein sequence MDPMRELYQQLILDHNRKPRNFGRPEGTNREAEGYNPLCGDHYTIYLDIENDEIEQIGFEGSGCAISKSSASVMTETLKGKPAREALEIASGFVDLVKGDSDEAATSKLAVFKGVRDFPTRTKCATLAWHALRNAIENIPTTATTE from the coding sequence ATGGACCCAATGAGAGAGCTGTATCAGCAGCTCATCCTCGATCACAATCGCAAGCCGAGGAACTTCGGGCGCCCCGAGGGGACGAACCGCGAGGCGGAAGGCTACAACCCTCTTTGCGGTGACCATTACACGATCTACCTCGACATCGAGAACGACGAGATCGAGCAGATCGGATTCGAGGGATCGGGTTGCGCGATCTCGAAGTCCTCCGCCTCGGTGATGACCGAAACCCTAAAGGGAAAGCCCGCGCGCGAGGCGCTCGAGATCGCAAGCGGGTTTGTCGACCTCGTCAAGGGCGACAGCGACGAAGCGGCGACATCCAAGCTCGCGGTCTTCAAGGGTGTGCGCGACTTTCCGACGCGGACAAAATGCGCAACCCTGGCCTGGCACGCCCTCCGAAACGCCATCGAGAACATTCCCACCACAGCCACCACCGAATGA